A stretch of the Lolium perenne isolate Kyuss_39 chromosome 3, Kyuss_2.0, whole genome shotgun sequence genome encodes the following:
- the LOC127345434 gene encoding uncharacterized protein: MHALAPVSPHHNLAGRHLPWSTSGLNRSGGGMAASKGANRKSLVSRTLERCRSGLGGGGKVSAGTAPGCFSVYVGPERERFVVRADRANHPLFRRLLDDAESEYGYAAQGPLALPCSVDAFLDVLWHMDHDHDHDGGDNAVAPLSSPICGMQRGGSKSRSAGYRVLSPAKSSPASFFLSPKASPITTTGGKRR; the protein is encoded by the coding sequence ATGCATGCATTAGCTCCCGTCTCACCTCACCATAACCTGGCCGGCCGGCATCTACCTTGGTCAACCTCCGGGCTGAATAGGAGCGGCGGCGGCATGGCGGCGAGCAAGGGCGCGAACAGGAAGAGCCTGGTGTCGAGGACGCTGGAGCGTTGCAGGTCAGGGCTGGGCGGCGGCGGCAAGGTGTCGGCGGGGACGGCGCCGGGGTGCTTCTCGGTGTACGTGGGGCCGGAGCGGGAGCGGTTCGTGGTGCGCGCCGACCGCGCCAACCACCCGCTCTTCCGGCGCCTCCTCGACGACGCCGAGAGCGAGTACGGCTATGCGGCGCAGGGACCCCTCGCGCTGCCCTGCTCCGTCGACGCCTTCCTCGACGTCCTCTGGCACatggaccacgaccacgaccacgacggcGGTGATAACGCGGTCGCGCCGTTGTCGTCGCCGATTTGCGGCATGCAGCGGGGCGGCAGCAAGAGCCGGTCGGCAGGGTACCGGGTGCTCAGCCCGGCCAAGTCGTcgccggcgtccttcttcttatcGCCCAAGGCTTCGCCGATCACCACGACGGGTGGCAAGAGAAGGTGA